One part of the Aspergillus luchuensis IFO 4308 DNA, chromosome 5, nearly complete sequence genome encodes these proteins:
- a CDS encoding ankyrin repeat domain-containing protein (COG:S;~EggNog:ENOG410Q1CS;~InterPro:IPR002110,IPR036770,IPR020683;~PFAM:PF13857,PF12796,PF00023,PF13637,PF13606;~TransMembrane:1 (i56-73o);~go_function: GO:0005515 - protein binding [Evidence IEA]), whose amino-acid sequence MKQQTRSADIALEFDRLRNDYILEADKNASKFLEEARTSLELLQTLKRRDTFKRSLLHYAAMGNCTHLLLYLLQHKLNIDSRDMHGRTPLSWAAEHGSLAAAEILLDRGANINAIDYENGTPLSYLIHAGNPKTKTGNLKATEAFLKERGAKLNGSRNAFKRAWVWILTSSRLLSFVRPNV is encoded by the coding sequence atgaagcagCAAACCCGCTCAGCGGATATCGCTCTCGAATTTGACCGGCTAAGGAATGATTACATCCTAGAGGCGGACAAGAATGCTTCGAAGTTCCTCGAAGAGGCACGTACATCGCTTGAATTGCTGCAAACGCTGAAAAGACGAGACACTTTCAAAAGATCCCTTCTTCATTATGCTGCCATGGGTAATTGTACCCACCTACTTCTTTACCTCCTACAACATAAGCTAAATATTGATTCGCGAGACATGCACGGCCGGACACCTCTTTCCTGGGCTGCTGAACACGGTTCACTGGCAGCTGCGGAAATATTGTTGGACCGCGGAGCAAACATCAATGCTATTGACTATGAAAATGGCACTCCATTGTCTTATCTTATTCACGCAGGTAACCCGAAAACGAAAACGGGCAACCTGAAAGCAACAGAAGCTTTTCTTAAGGAGAGAGGGGCGAAGTTGAATGGGAGTAGAAATGCTTTTAAAAGGGCTTGGGTTTGGATCTTGACATCTTCTCGACTGCTATCCTTTGTCCGCCCGAATGTCTGA
- a CDS encoding uncharacterized protein (InterPro:IPR011009) — protein MQAVERSAIEMCVQMNDRLAYRSIPRLLDVFQYAERYLLVWEPFECTLHEALALSCHIAESEVAQILWPVLKCLQFLRGHSRELASLTPRDILFTEEGEIKIVAKSTKSTLPVSTQWLLLLMLSGRLSIRSCKKNGSKFTWSQEMQRFKSALAKSNSARCLDNLLSHAFFGQVTEEGSLKLLVELVNETIFHEVQVRREGTLARARPLAKLATPFTT, from the exons ATGCAGGCTGTGGAGCGATCGGCGATAGAGATGTGTGTCCAGATGAACGATCGGCTCGCTTATCGCAGCATCCCACGCCTTCTAGATGTGTTCCAGTACGCAGAACGATATCTTCTTGTGTGGGAGCCATTTGAGTGCACTCTCCACGAGGCTTTAGCGTTGAGTTGCCACATCGCCGAAAGTGAAGTGGCCCAGATCTTGTGGCCC GTTTTAAAATGCCTTCAGTTCTTACGCGGCCATTCGAGGGAGCTAGCCAGCCTCACTCCTCGAGATATCTTGTTCACCGAAGAGGGTGAAATAAAGATCG TCGCCAAATCGACCAAGTCGACCCTTCCCGTATCGACGCAATGGCTTCTACTTTTAATGCTCTCCGGTCGATTATCGATAAGATCATGCAAAAAAAATGGCTCCAAATTTACCTGGAGCCAGGAGATGCAACGCTTTAAATCAGCGCTGGCCAAGAGCAACTCTGCGCGGTGCCTGGATAATCTATTGTCG CACGCCTTTTTTGGACAAGTGACCGAGGAGGGAAGCCTGAAGTTACTGGTAGAGTTGGTGAACGAAACCATTTTCCACGAAGTCCAAGTTCGGCGCGAGGGCACTCTTGCCAGGGCAAGGCCACTAGCGAAGCTTGCGACGCCGTTTACAACATAG
- a CDS encoding uncharacterized protein (COG:U;~EggNog:ENOG410PH2C;~InterPro:IPR022812,IPR027417): MTVKLEAQIEVDSVLAEPALLEEIDRLFACNVGEYINLPQLVVVGDQSSGKSSVLEGLTKLKSPRNTGLCTRFATQIIFRRDPSLKGRKISGLIISTTNKDLKG; the protein is encoded by the coding sequence ATGACAGTCAAGCTTGAGGCCCAGATTGAGGTCGACAGTGTCCTCGCCGAACCCGCTTTACTTGAGGAAATTGACAGGTTATTCGCCTGCAATGTGGGCGAATACATCAATCTACCACAACTGGTCGTGGTCGGAGATCAATCCAGTGGCAAGAGCTCTGTGCTGGAGGGCTTGACAAAGCTGAAATCTCCCCGAAACACTGGTCTTTGCACACGGTTTGCCACGCAGATCATTTTCCGGAGAGATCCGAGcttgaaggggaggaaaatCTCTGGCTTGATCATTTCAACAACGAACAAAGATTTAAAAGGATAA
- a CDS encoding ankyrin repeat domain-containing protein (COG:M;~EggNog:ENOG410Q1TJ;~InterPro:IPR002110,IPR036770,IPR001995,IPR020683;~PFAM:PF13857,PF12796,PF00023,PF13637,PF13606;~go_function: GO:0004190 - aspartic-type endopeptidase activity [Evidence IEA];~go_function: GO:0005515 - protein binding [Evidence IEA];~go_process: GO:0006508 - proteolysis [Evidence IEA]) produces the protein MLLDLPNEILLCIAESFDRSRDILSFARVARRTSHLLLPFLYKFNIGKQHSSALCWATQHNVSRLAERLVREYHGNVNAVHNGNTPLLYAASNGSIKVVDALLASQQTQINWRNAEGQSALWCAAWYGYIDIVKRLLQQHHIQVNIADRTRGTTPLAVAVIRGHAETVESLLTIRRVNVNIRDRRGWTPVFHALSRAISYGDRSILEMILTRPNADLLHQDEEGRTPLIYAVQHNEASLTVMLLRHPTSRTEPRDFHGRTALWYAVQQGNTDIIQLLLDSGADIAVLDDYGETPLHKSIKDGNLSATRLLLRDPTVWTPVFALHAVNNVLPPLCMAADRGSIEMVRLLVECGWYVNEVDVEGRTPLHCAAENGDDPVVQVLLTNEQLDVNARDHRKSTALHEAAWKGHLAVADLLLTKPNIDINVEDRYGCTPLWYATRHGHHNVALRLLEESNVIVNAVCRFQIQPEKSTSLHHVVDCGSTQLVQRLLAQTALTPNITDHYGRSPLGCASHAGNLPMVELLLGRSDVQVNAADQNEQPPLWSAALQGHIQVVERLLQCGDIDVNQGWGPYSSPLLAAITRGHSDVAMRLLNCVPRLDVNVRTYLGDSALSLAAHQGYTDVVARLLKIWQTDRNGADRWGRTALWWAAQAGQALVVQQLLEDDRVLINVVDNDGVDAMHAARSHYHFDVARLIQTHCSMRYSNWTGGGPHSLRTRS, from the coding sequence TGCTGGGCTACCCAGCATAATGTCTCGCGGTTGGCAGAACGACTTGTTCGAGAGTACCATGGCAATGTGAACGCTGTCCATAACGGCAACACTCCGCTCCTCTACGCCGCCTCGAATGGCTCAATCAAAGTTGTTGATGCTCTCCTCGCTAGCCAGCAGACCCAAATTAACTGGCGCAATGCAGAGGGTCAATCTGCCCTCTGGTGTGCCGCATGGTACGGATATATTGACATTGTTAAGCGATTATTGCAGCAACACCACATTCAAGTCAATATTGCTGATCGAACACGGGGGACAACGCCTCTGGCAGTGGCTGTAATACGGGGACATGCTGAGACTGTGGAGTCTCTCTTGACAATTCGGCGAGTCAATGTTAACATAAGGGACCGGCGTGGCTGGACTCCGGTTTTTCATGCTCTCTCCCGTGCCATTTCCTACGGGGACCGGAGCATCTTAGAGATGATTCTGACAAGGCCAAACGCGGATCTTTTGCatcaggatgaagaaggccgtACACCACTTATATATGCGGTGCAGCATAACGAAGCAAGCCTCACGGTGATGCTCTTGCGCCATCCGACATCCCGCACCGAGCCTCGGGATTTCCACGGTCGGACGGCTCTTTGGTACGCCGTACAACAAGGAAACACAGACATTATCCAGCTTCTCTTGGACAGCGGCGCGGATATCGCTGTCCTAGACGACTATGGAGAGACCCCACTCCATAAGTCCATTAAGGACGGAAACCTGTCCGCAACCCGGTTGTTGCTGAGAGATCCTACGGTATGGACCCCCGTGTTCGCGCTGCATGCGGTCAATAACGTGCTGCCACCCCTGTGCATGGCGGCTGATCGGGGAAGCATAGAGATGGTGCGCTTGCTTGTGGAATGTGGCTGGTACGTGAATGAAGTGGATGTAGAAGGGCGAACGCCATTACACTGCGCCGCAGAGAATGGAGACGACCCAGTCGTCCAGGTACTACTGACGAACGAGCAGCTCGACGTAAACGCACGAGACCACCGGAAGTCGACCGCCTTGCACGAAGCCGCCTGGAAAGGGCATTTGGCAGTGGCCGATCTACTCCTGACTAAGCCCAACATTGATATCAACGTCGAGGATAGGTACGGCTGCACCCCGCTGTGGTATGCCACGCGACACGGTCACCACAACGTGGCTTTGAGGTTACTGGAAGAGTCAAACGTCATCGTCAATGCTGTGTGTCGATTTCAGATTCAGCCTGAGAAATCAACATCGCTCCATCATGTGGTTGACTGCGGATCAACGCAGCTCGTGCAGCGGTTGTTGGCCCAGACAGCTCTGACCCCCAACATAACCGACCACTACGGCCGCAGTCCATTGGGTTGTGCGTCGCACGCAGGTAACTTGCCAATGGTGGAGCTCCTGCTGGGTCGATCTGACGTGCAGGTGAATGCAGCAGATCAAAACGAACAGCCACCACTGTGGTCAGCTGCTTTGCAAGGACATATCCAGGTCGTCGAGCGCCTGCTGCAGTGTGGAGATATTGATGTCAATCAGGGATGGGGGCCTTACTCGTCTCCGCTCCTGGCCGCAATTACGCGCGGTCATTCCGATGTAGCCATGCGGTTGCTGAATTGCGTCCCGCGGCTGGATGTCAATGTCCGGACCTACCTAGGGGATTCCGCTCTCTCCCTGGCCGCCCACCAAGGATATACGGACGTGGTTGCGCGTTTGTTAAAAATTTGGCAGACTGACCGGAATGGCGCCGACAGGTGGGGACGCACTGCGTTATGGTGGGCGGCCCAGGCGGGTCAGGCTCTAGTCGTGCAGCAGCTACTGGAGGACGACCGGGTTCTAATCAACGTGGTGGATAACGATGGGGTAGATGCTATGCATGCTGCGCGTAGCCATTATCATTTTGACGTTGCTCGGCTGATTCAGACTCATTGCTCTATGCGATACAGTAACTGGACAGGCGGTGGCCCCCACAGCTTGAGGACTAGGAGCTAG
- a CDS encoding uncharacterized protein (COG:S;~EggNog:ENOG410PPS6;~TransMembrane:4 (i74-94o129-150i162-183o189-214i)), with translation MLPSTVIWEGILQRYLKYGDAGCDVSERLTILAAMNSRTPSRANSVTVSASSPASIAGHTRYIEMLLEVDHMPWVYNIIASVAHWVLLAGYLVIPGTFTSLQKSENLEQALIGNGANKAVLNKIQNPPLLAIACVFFAVGTTLLTWLCWTWRSNYIWLVGRVFMPVAMNAAAGLATTLINVYTAQSATWSIMALVTTVMVGSAFLVSLSLTVLYKYVLLKKVEEEHEMEMRTRTPTSTDNHS, from the exons ATGCTGCCTTCAACTGTAATATGGGAAGGTATCCTCCAAAGGTATTTAAAATACGGTGATGCCGGGTGCGACGTCTCGGAGCGGCTAACGATTCTCGCGGCCATGAACTCCCGCACACCGTCTCGGGCAAACTCAGTCACAGTGTCCGCCTCGAGTCCGGCGTCCATTGCCGGGCACACTCGCTATATAGAGATGCTGTTGGAAGTCGACCATATGCCGTGGGTCTACAACATCATTGCCAGCGTCGCACACTGGGTGCTCCTTGCGGGATATCTAGTGATTCCTGGAACATTCACTTCCTTGCAGAAGTCGGAAAATCTCGAGCAGGCTCTCATTGGCAACGGTGCTAACAAGGCCGTGTTGAATAAGATTCAGAACCCGCCCCTCCTCGCGATTGCCTGTGTGTTCTTCGCAGTAGGGACTACGCTTCTGACATGGCTTTGCTGGACATGGCGCAGCAATTACATTTGGCTCGTCGGTCGGGTATTTAT GCCGGTTGCGATGAATGCAGCTGCGGGCCTCGCTACAACATTGATCAATGTATACACCGCGCAATCAGCCACTTGGTCTATCATGGCTCTGGTCACCACGGTGATGGTCGGAAGTGCCTTTTTAGTTTCGTTATCGCTGACGGTTCTGTATAAATACGTCTTGTTAaagaaggtcgaggaggagcacgAGATGGAAATGCGTACCAGGACGCCTACGTCGACCGACAATCATTCTTGA
- a CDS encoding uncharacterized protein (COG:U;~EggNog:ENOG410PH2C;~InterPro:IPR022812,IPR027417), translating to MCFKTTTPGLTSNSDIALVRDMVLNYMRNPRSMMLAVVPANVDIATQEIIEIARELDPDGIRTLRCLTKPDLVDEGAEEKIIDLVEGTQDSEELG from the coding sequence ATGTGTTTCAAGACCACAACACCTGGCTTGACTTCCAATTCAGACATTGCTCTTGTGAGAGATATGGTACTCAACTATATGAGAAATCCTCGCTCAATGATGCTAGCTGTCGTTCCAGCCAACGTGGATATTGCAACACAGGAGATCATAGAAATTGCCAGAGAATTGGATCCGGATGGAATCAGGACACTGAGATGCCTTACCAAGCCCGATCTCGTGGacgaaggagcagaagagaaaatcaTCGACCTAGTCGAAGGGACCCAAGATTCGGAAGAATTAGGCtga
- a CDS encoding uncharacterized protein (COG:U;~EggNog:ENOG410PH2C;~InterPro:IPR022812,IPR020850), translated as MSYTHDDDAKDQCNRAVASPARYAHLQIDHLDADDFESEEGANLSSAGRSTAAAILRTSHMTAFQSKIRRHKALSLGLRKSIECLVDSKLWPSFAEGYICDIICVVHTFIKKALTISCKDQRLGQNILSFLLDELSDKYRQALSKTNFLLRIERESKPMTQNHCFNSNLQKCRQERITSEARKSSVSVDFDNDPSVECVRLSDLTQIHHVNNMEQTVQDIHDILKLYYNVARKRFIDNMCMQAADFYLVTGPEAPMRLFSPAWVYDLSPERLNNIVGEGSSVRRKRKQLRKQLKDLETGQSILV; from the exons ATGTCTTATACTCATGACGACGATGCAAAGGATCAATGTAATCGTGCAGTGGCTTCACCGGCGAGATATGCTCACTTGCAAATCGATCACTTGGATGCTGACGATTTTGAAAGCGAAGAGGGCGCAAACCTATCCTCAGCAGGAAGATCAACAGCTGCAGCGATATTGAGGACATCTCACATGACTGCGTTCCAATCCAAGATCCGCAGACACAAGGCACTCTCGCTTGGATTAAGAAAATCTATCGAATGTCTCGTGGATTCGAAATTG TGGCCGTCTTTCGCCGAGGGCTACATCTGTGATATTATATGTGTGGTTCACACGTTTATCAAAAAGGCATTGACCATATCCTGTAAAGATCAAAGATTAGGTCAAAACATCCTTTCATTCCTGTTGGACGAACTTAGCGACAAGTATCGACAGGCGCTTTCGAAAACGAACTTCCTGCTCCGCatcgagagagagagtaagcCGATGACGCAGAACCATTGTTTCAATAGCAATCTGCAAAAATG TCGGCAGGAACGCATCACTTCCGAGGCGAGGAAGTCATCGGTCTCCGTGGATTTCGACAATGATCCAAGTGTAGAATGTGTTCGACTTTCTGACCTAACCCAGATCCATCATGTGAACAATATGGAGCAGACTGTGCAAGACATTCACGATATATTGAAATTGTACTACAATGTTGCTCGGAAAAGGTTTATTGACAACATGTGCATGCAAGCGGCGGACTTTTATCTAGTCACCGGACCAGAAGCTCCGATGAGATTGTTTTCTCCCGCTTGGGTCTACGACTTATCACCTGAGCGACTTAATAACATCGTTGGTGAAGGATCTTCTGTGCGAAGGAAGCGCAAGCAGTTAAGAAAGCAGCTCAAGGACCTTGAGACTGGCCAAAGCATTCTGGTTTAG